The DNA region TCTCGCGAAAGGTCCTTTTTGAATTTAGCTATTTTCCATTGATAATTGCCATAAAGTTAGCTAAAATAAATGCATAAATTAGCTAATCCGAGGTGAGCTTTATGCGCGTTTCTTCCACCGATATGCAGAACAATTTCGGGAAGTATTTAAAGTTTGCGGAGGCGGGTGAGGAAATCATCGTGACGAAGAACGGCAAGGATGTGGCCAAATTGACGGCGTTTACCGGGGAGGATGACGACCCCTTCCTTAAGGAGGAAGCGGCCAGATACGAAAGCGGCGATTGGGTGACCTATGAGGAGTTCCTCGAGCTGACCGAGACATCGGAACAGCTCTTTGAGCTCATCGACGGCGCCGTGTACAACCTTGCCTCTCCTTCGTACAAGCACCAACACGCGGTGAATGAACTGCATGGTACGTTTTATCTTTGGTTTAAAGGAAAACCTTGTACACCGCTGACATCCCCTTTTGACATTACGCTGAAAAAGTCAAAAACGAATATTTGCGTCGTACAGCCGGATCTGGTCGTCATTTGCGGCAAAGATCAAATCAACCAACGCGGCAAATATATGGGCACGCCGGAACTGGCCGTCGAGGTGCTGTCTCCTTCCACGCGAAGCAAAGACTTGATCCGGAAGCTCGACTTATACCGGAAATGCGGCGTGAAGGAATACTGGATCGTCGATCCGATGAAGGAGCAAGTGACGGTGTTCACTCTGACTGACGGCGAAATCGCGGATGTAGCCTATTATTCGAAATCCGGCGACCCGTACGCGCTCTCGCAGCTTTACGAGGGCTTGCGCGTATCGATGCAGGATCTGTTCGCGTAGTCCCCGGCTCATGTCAACAAAAAAGCAGGCGCCCCTAGGCTCCTGCTTTTTTGTCCAGATATGTTTCCATCGTTTTCATGCCCTCTTTGCGTTTTTTGGCATATTCCGCCGTCGCGGTGAACAGCACATCGGAAGATGAATTCAGCGCCGTTTCGAAAGAGTCCTGCAATACGCCGATGATGAAGCCTACACCAACGACCTGCATCGCAATATCGTTCGAAATACCAAACAAGCTGCAGGCCAAAGGTACGAGGAGCAGCGAACCGCCGGCCACGCCGGAGGCGCCTGCGGCAGACATTGCCGACAGTACGCTGAGAATAAGCGCCGTGCCAAAATCCACTTGAATGCCCAACGTGTGAACAGCCGCGAGCGTTAAGACGGAGATCGTCACCGCCGCCCCCGCCATATTAATCGTCGCTCCCAATGGAATGGATACCGAATACGTGTTTTTATCCAGCCCTAGTTTTTCGCATAAGCGCATATTGACCGGAATGTTGGCCGCGGAACTTCTCGTGAAGAATGCCGTTATCCCGCTTTCCTTCAAGCAGCTAATCACGAGGGGGTACGGATTTCTGCGGATGTTCAGATACACGATCAGCGGATTCACCACAAGCGCCATAAACAACATGCATCCAATCAGTACGAGAAGCAGCTTCCCGTAATCGAGCAAGGACGAAATACCGTTTGCGGTGATAGTGTCAAACACAAGTCCCATGATCCCGAACGGCGCCAATTGAATGACCCATCTGACGATTTGCGATACGGCGTCCGAAAATTGGGTGAGCAGGTTTTTCGTAGGATCGCCGGCGCCTTTTAGCGCCACGCCAAGCAGGACCGCCCATGCCAGGATGCCAATATAGTTAGCGTTGATCAGGGCGTTGACCGGGTTGTCCACCACTTTGAACAGTAAGTCCTTTAGCACTTCGACAATGCTGCCGGGCGGAGTCAGGTCCCCGCTGCCCGTAGCAAGCGACAAGCTTACCGGAAAAATGAAACTTACCACAACCGCAATCAATCCTGCCAAAAAAGTGCTTATTCCATAAAGGACGAGGATCGATTTCATGTTCGTTTGGCTGCCCTTCTTATGGTTCGCAATGGCGGCCATGACCAAGAGCAAAACCAATACGGGAGCCACTGCCTTTAAGGCGGATACGAATAACGTGCCGAAAATAGCAATCCCCGCTGCCTTGGGAACGGACAGGGCCAATACAATCCCAACGATAATTCCCAGAAATATTCGTTTTACGAGACTCATTTGATTCCACTTAAGCACTATTGTTTTCATTTTCTCCTCCGGATACCAATGTGAAAAATATAGCCGAGCACTGCCGCGACGCTGTAGCGAGTCATAGCGTTAGTTTATCACGTAATTTGGCGGTTGTGTGCATGTGGAAATATCTGTTTTATTAATTTTCACAAAATAACCATTTATTGGAATGTGATATTTTAAAAATTCCTCCGTCAGCTCGATTACTTATCGGCCTAAGGCATCTTCTACCATGTAATTCGCCAAGTCGATATCGATATCCAATCCAAGAACCAGCTTGGCCAGTTGAAACCCGATATACGGACCCATCGTTAGTCCCGATGCTCCCAAGCCATTGGCCACGTAAATGCCTGTCCAACCGGGCAAAGCGCCGATCACGGGGAGAAAGCCTGGAGTGAACGGACGAAAACCGACCCTCGCCTCCACAAAGCCGCCTTCCGCGAGCCCGGGAGCATGCTGTAGCCCTTTATTCAAGACCTCCTGCAGACCGCCCGCCGTGACGCGCGTGTCGAAGCCTTGCGGATCGTTCTCATGGGTGGCCCCGATCACAATCCGTTGGCCGCCGAAGGCCAATATATACTGATCGCCGGGCGGCATAACGACGGGCCAATGCCCCGTGTCCGCATCCGGCAATGCCAAATGAACGATCTGCGCTTTCTGATAGGTCGCTTTAAAATCTACGCCTAACGGTTTCAGCAGCGGATTGGCCCATGCTCCTGCACAGACCAGAACCGCGTCGGATTCGATCGTTTGATCCTCAACTTGGACCCCGGTAGCGGTTGAACCGGCGAATCGGATCGCGGCGTCTCCGTTCAGCAGCGTGGCGCCAAATCCGATCGCGGCGCGCAGCAGCGCATCCCGCAGAGCGCGTCCGTCGACCCGGGCGGCCCCGCTAATATGCAGAGCGGCATAGTCGTCCGCCAGCGGAGGAAACAACCGCTTCACTTCACCGGGATTCAGCAGCGTGATTTCGCCGATTTCCGGGGCATCCTGCCGGCGTTTGACAGCCAGCTTTTCCAGTTGGACAAGCTTTTCAATCTCCTTATGTAAACGAAGCGCCCCCACCCGGGCATAACCGGTTTCGGTCTCCCCGCCCTGTTCCAGCTCTGCGATCAAAGAGGGGTAAAACCGCGCGCCCTCCTTGGCTAGCCGATACCAGGCTTGGTTGCGCCGCTGCGATATCCAGGGGCAAATGATTCCGGCAGCGGCAGCGGTCGCTTGTCCCGGGTCTTTCCGGTCGACAATGATCACTTCCGCTCCCCTTTTAGCCAATTGATAGGCCGTTGAAGCGCCTAAAATTCCCGCGCCGATGACAATAAACTTTTTCATGGTTCAGCATCCTTTTGTCTTAATTCATGTTGTATTTTTTCTTACGCTGGCTGACCGCAAACAAAACGAACGATAAAATCTGCAAAAGTAACATAGGAATCGCCAACCAGAGGAAAAAAAGCGATACGATCGGCGCCAAAAGCATCACAACGGCTTCCACGCTCCGAACGTAATTAAACGGAACCAGTCTTGAATGGCCTTCCATCAATAAAGAAATGATGGCGGCCACCAGCATCATACTAAATAGAAGTGAAACATAGGCGGCGGTCACGGCCATTCGGCTTAACGCGGTGTCCTGCACCAGGAACGCAGCCAAGTAAAAAAATGCAACCACGCCCACGGCAAACATGAAAATAATCGGCTTCAGCGGGATGAACAGTTTGGAGACCGTCTCGACTACATCCGTAGGCATCGTTAATGGAGACAGTTTTTCCTTGACTCTATCAAGACGATCGATCTCCTTTTGGACAATGGATAGCAGAGTGGTAAGGACAAAAGCATCTTCCTCCGTATAATAATCCCTTAGAATTTGGCGGGCCTCCCCTGTAAAACACGAGCTCGCTTCCCCTAACTTTATGTATAAATGCTGCTTGGCCTGCGAATCTTCCGGTTTGTTGATCGCCTGGGCGATCGCGGCTTCAACCCCGGCGTACAAGTCCATCCGCCTTTGAATCAGCGACAACTTAGCCCGATTGCTCTCTTCCATCATCCCCTTAAATTCTTTATAAAGCCACACAAGGGCCATAAATGCCACAACCAAAGCCAACGCCCAAACGGGAGAATGCTGTAAATAATCTATTAATTTGTCCAACACGAACCAAACACCTCATAATCAGAGTTCTTCTGTCACATTAGCCATTATACTATAATCTGGAAACCTGTCGAACTGAACTTTTTTGGTCGCGTAAAAAATAAAATAGAGCCTCTCAGAACTGAGTCGCCTTGGAACTATCATTTCGGCTATCTAACATTTACCGGAGATTTCCCCCGTCCATGCCCGTCATCTCCTCGGTATAGACGTCAAAGGCTAGCTTCGCGGAATCCGAAGACCAGGAAATATCGGGGATCAGGTCGCTATTGCCGCCAAAAGCTTGATGCCATACGTCCCGATGTTGTGGTTTATCACAGGGTACCTCCCGC from Paenibacillus macerans includes:
- a CDS encoding type II toxin-antitoxin system prevent-host-death family antitoxin encodes the protein MRVSSTDMQNNFGKYLKFAEAGEEIIVTKNGKDVAKLTAFTGEDDDPFLKEEAARYESGDWVTYEEFLELTETSEQLFELIDGAVYNLASPSYKHQHAVNELHGTFYLWFKGKPCTPLTSPFDITLKKSKTNICVVQPDLVVICGKDQINQRGKYMGTPELAVEVLSPSTRSKDLIRKLDLYRKCGVKEYWIVDPMKEQVTVFTLTDGEIADVAYYSKSGDPYALSQLYEGLRVSMQDLFA
- the sstT gene encoding serine/threonine transporter SstT, giving the protein MKTIVLKWNQMSLVKRIFLGIIVGIVLALSVPKAAGIAIFGTLFVSALKAVAPVLVLLLVMAAIANHKKGSQTNMKSILVLYGISTFLAGLIAVVVSFIFPVSLSLATGSGDLTPPGSIVEVLKDLLFKVVDNPVNALINANYIGILAWAVLLGVALKGAGDPTKNLLTQFSDAVSQIVRWVIQLAPFGIMGLVFDTITANGISSLLDYGKLLLVLIGCMLFMALVVNPLIVYLNIRRNPYPLVISCLKESGITAFFTRSSAANIPVNMRLCEKLGLDKNTYSVSIPLGATINMAGAAVTISVLTLAAVHTLGIQVDFGTALILSVLSAMSAAGASGVAGGSLLLVPLACSLFGISNDIAMQVVGVGFIIGVLQDSFETALNSSSDVLFTATAEYAKKRKEGMKTMETYLDKKAGA
- a CDS encoding NAD(P)/FAD-dependent oxidoreductase translates to MKKFIVIGAGILGASTAYQLAKRGAEVIIVDRKDPGQATAAAAGIICPWISQRRNQAWYRLAKEGARFYPSLIAELEQGGETETGYARVGALRLHKEIEKLVQLEKLAVKRRQDAPEIGEITLLNPGEVKRLFPPLADDYAALHISGAARVDGRALRDALLRAAIGFGATLLNGDAAIRFAGSTATGVQVEDQTIESDAVLVCAGAWANPLLKPLGVDFKATYQKAQIVHLALPDADTGHWPVVMPPGDQYILAFGGQRIVIGATHENDPQGFDTRVTAGGLQEVLNKGLQHAPGLAEGGFVEARVGFRPFTPGFLPVIGALPGWTGIYVANGLGASGLTMGPYIGFQLAKLVLGLDIDIDLANYMVEDALGR